The following are encoded together in the Desulfovibrio sp. JC022 genome:
- a CDS encoding pyridoxal phosphate-dependent aminotransferase, with translation MKISERLMRAKPSATLAVNAKAQELRAQGKEIVSLAVGEPDSPTPAHVCEAMKKAVDDGFHRYTAVPGLPELRTAVANYYGKFYGAKAEAENTIISNGGKHSLYNLFMALIDPGDEVLIPAPYWVSYPAMVELAEGKPVIVPTTAESGFLAEIKDLEAACTAKTRLLILNTPSNPTGGHYPQAQLDEIANWAKSKGIFIVSDEVYDRLVYKPADYSTLANFWEKNPEDVAIVGALSKSFAMTGWRVGTTLAHADLVKAMVKIQGQSTSNVNTMAQKAALAAFEGPWDLIDDMCVKFQRRRDIAYDIITSWPGAICPKPDGAFYLFPVLDTFFTEETPDSASMCTKILEEAGVALVPGSAFGDDRCIRFSYAVDDEVLKNSLEKIGKVLMGK, from the coding sequence ATGAAAATTTCTGAAAGACTTATGAGAGCAAAGCCGTCAGCAACTCTGGCAGTAAACGCCAAGGCACAGGAACTGCGCGCACAGGGTAAGGAAATCGTAAGCCTCGCGGTTGGCGAACCTGATTCCCCTACTCCGGCGCATGTTTGTGAAGCCATGAAAAAAGCTGTAGATGACGGTTTTCATCGTTACACAGCAGTTCCGGGACTTCCTGAACTGCGCACAGCCGTAGCTAACTACTATGGTAAGTTCTACGGCGCAAAAGCCGAAGCTGAAAACACCATCATCAGCAACGGCGGTAAGCATTCTCTGTACAACCTGTTCATGGCCCTGATTGATCCGGGCGATGAAGTGCTCATTCCTGCTCCTTACTGGGTCAGCTATCCGGCCATGGTCGAGCTGGCTGAAGGTAAGCCGGTTATAGTGCCCACAACTGCCGAGTCCGGTTTTCTGGCCGAGATCAAGGATCTTGAAGCTGCCTGTACCGCTAAAACCAGACTGCTTATCCTGAACACCCCCTCCAACCCCACCGGCGGGCATTACCCGCAGGCACAGCTGGATGAGATCGCCAATTGGGCCAAGTCCAAGGGTATCTTCATTGTTTCCGATGAAGTTTATGACCGTCTGGTTTACAAGCCTGCTGATTACTCCACTCTTGCCAACTTCTGGGAAAAGAACCCCGAAGACGTAGCCATCGTCGGTGCACTTTCCAAGAGTTTCGCCATGACTGGCTGGCGTGTTGGAACCACCCTTGCCCATGCAGACCTGGTCAAAGCCATGGTCAAGATTCAGGGCCAGTCCACTTCTAATGTGAACACCATGGCTCAGAAAGCAGCTCTGGCAGCTTTTGAAGGCCCGTGGGATCTCATTGATGATATGTGCGTCAAGTTCCAGCGTCGTCGCGACATTGCCTATGACATCATTACTTCCTGGCCCGGCGCAATCTGCCCCAAACCGGATGGAGCATTCTACCTCTTCCCGGTTCTGGATACTTTTTTCACCGAAGAAACCCCTGATTCCGCTTCCATGTGTACCAAGATTCTGGAAGAAGCCGGAGTCGCCCTTGTACCCGGTTCTGCTTTCGGTGATGACCGCTGCATCCGCTTCTCTTACGCCGTGGATGATGAAGTGCTCAAAAATTCATTGGAAAAAATCGGCAAAGTGTTGATGGGAAAATAA
- a CDS encoding toxin-antitoxin system YwqK family antitoxin has translation MLRKLHILIAALFLMLLTACNPQEATFYELTFEQDKILFLDTNKPFSGIYSEYYDSEQRFPKSRIVVKNGVMDGGFYHYNPDGTLREKGTNRDGKIYGYHSLYWPNGKIKEKFFVDRDRSGYNYKYFDNGELREMRHYNAQAQLDGKSFTFHRNGRVKDEMNYKNGKREGLFITKDKAGFLVNVFEYRDDVLQERAREHDDLSDHSKYSAMVTMYYNF, from the coding sequence ATGCTCAGAAAGTTGCATATTTTAATCGCTGCCCTGTTCTTAATGCTGCTGACCGCATGTAATCCGCAGGAAGCAACTTTCTACGAGCTCACCTTTGAGCAGGATAAAATCCTGTTTCTGGACACCAATAAGCCTTTCAGCGGTATCTACAGCGAATATTACGACTCAGAACAACGCTTCCCCAAGAGCCGGATCGTAGTCAAAAATGGAGTCATGGACGGCGGGTTCTACCATTACAACCCGGATGGCACACTGCGCGAAAAGGGCACCAACCGGGATGGTAAAATTTACGGCTACCATTCCTTGTATTGGCCCAACGGCAAAATCAAGGAGAAATTCTTCGTTGACCGCGACAGGTCCGGCTATAACTACAAATATTTTGATAACGGCGAACTGCGTGAAATGCGCCACTACAACGCTCAGGCCCAACTTGACGGCAAATCCTTCACCTTCCACCGCAACGGCAGGGTCAAGGACGAGATGAATTACAAGAACGGCAAGCGCGAAGGGTTATTCATCACCAAGGACAAGGCCGGATTTCTGGTCAATGTCTTCGAGTACCGCGACGATGTGTTGCAGGAGCGCGCCCGCGAGCACGACGATCTCTCGGACCACTCCAAATACTCAGCCATGGTGACTATGTATTATAATTTTTAA
- a CDS encoding ABC transporter permease, whose product MLALFFRLVGRGIRDMGLHPWANIFTLVAVTMVSIMAGLFMLTLHNVNQELLKSKGQVEIQIFWAANTPAEDYEKQWADLKRIEGLKDIRTFTPENALKQLSEALSDTDDFSWLGESRNPLPPTALLSFSVEPGVENERWAADLLHDLKALPFVDKVHYNPLQIDLARGWISLTQSIVWPIIGFLGLIVALVVGNTMRLSLMTRKDEIEILYLVGAKQWFIRLPLLTGGALLGLIGSSTALGILYAAQQFFADILNFPPLFMKLTFLPPEQCLILAGTVTLIGMLSSFVAVKN is encoded by the coding sequence ATGTTAGCACTCTTTTTCAGGCTTGTAGGCCGGGGAATCCGCGACATGGGTCTGCACCCATGGGCCAATATCTTCACCCTTGTGGCTGTAACCATGGTTTCCATCATGGCCGGGCTGTTCATGCTCACCCTGCACAACGTCAATCAGGAACTCCTTAAGAGCAAAGGACAGGTTGAAATCCAGATTTTCTGGGCCGCCAACACCCCGGCTGAAGATTACGAAAAACAATGGGCCGACCTCAAAAGGATTGAAGGTCTCAAAGATATCCGTACCTTCACCCCGGAAAATGCCCTCAAGCAGCTTTCCGAAGCCCTCAGCGATACAGACGATTTTTCATGGCTCGGTGAGTCACGCAATCCCCTGCCGCCCACAGCCCTGCTCTCTTTTTCCGTTGAGCCGGGTGTGGAAAACGAACGCTGGGCCGCTGATTTATTACACGACCTTAAAGCACTTCCCTTTGTGGACAAGGTGCATTACAATCCGCTACAGATTGACCTTGCAAGAGGCTGGATCAGCCTGACCCAATCCATAGTCTGGCCCATCATCGGCTTTCTCGGCCTGATCGTTGCACTGGTAGTAGGAAACACCATGCGCCTTTCACTAATGACCCGCAAAGACGAAATAGAAATCCTCTATCTTGTGGGTGCCAAGCAATGGTTCATCCGCCTCCCGCTCTTAACCGGAGGGGCACTGCTCGGACTTATCGGAAGTTCTACAGCCCTTGGCATCCTATACGCTGCCCAGCAATTTTTCGCAGATATCCTGAACTTTCCGCCGCTATTCATGAAACTGACCTTCCTGCCCCCGGAACAATGCCTTATACTTGCAGGAACCGTCACCCTGATCGGAATGCTGAGCAGCTTTGTGGCTGTTAAGAATTAA
- a CDS encoding glucose-6-phosphate isomerase, whose translation MAANILDWTDSWYERLDSESHCDSAAGIAARFSGEVAEGKLPFCSMPFMASLLHDLDGLEDYVKSFDHMLLLGIGGSALGARALQKAFFPQQDQPGHEGPWLWIGDNVCAKTLDAYLQKLPLEKTLVAVVSKSGGTIETISQYFLVRDKLKQDLGDNWNRNLLFVTDKEKGFLREQADEFSVRTLEVPDFLGGRYSVLSAVGLLPAMFMGVDYRSMVEGASAVLSPLASPDLNGDTLNNHPAFKLACWASGLMNEGYNELIFFSYIPQWACFGQWFAQLWAESLGKDGKGSQPLPAIGATDQHSVNQMFLDGPRNKGCLFLTCPSLPEGASFPEDIPDNFAYLKGKSFGELIHAEGLGTKMALSANKVPLVEMQMGDDSEEAAGRLMGLLMAATIFTGWLIEINPIDQPAVEMGKLLAKARLGADGLQKEKDSLNAFLNTKREEQEF comes from the coding sequence ATGGCTGCCAATATTCTTGATTGGACCGACAGCTGGTACGAAAGACTTGACTCTGAATCCCATTGCGATTCCGCAGCAGGTATTGCTGCAAGATTCAGCGGAGAAGTGGCTGAAGGCAAACTGCCTTTCTGTTCCATGCCTTTCATGGCTTCTTTGCTCCACGATCTGGACGGCCTTGAAGATTACGTAAAAAGTTTTGACCACATGCTTCTGCTGGGTATCGGCGGTTCCGCCCTCGGCGCAAGGGCCTTGCAGAAAGCTTTTTTTCCACAGCAGGATCAGCCCGGACACGAAGGTCCATGGCTTTGGATTGGCGACAATGTCTGCGCCAAGACCCTTGACGCTTATCTCCAGAAACTTCCCCTTGAGAAAACATTGGTTGCGGTTGTTTCCAAATCCGGCGGAACAATCGAAACCATCAGCCAGTATTTCCTTGTCCGCGACAAGCTTAAACAGGACCTCGGTGACAACTGGAACCGCAACCTCCTGTTCGTCACTGATAAGGAAAAAGGATTCCTGCGTGAGCAGGCTGATGAATTTTCCGTGCGTACCCTCGAAGTCCCTGATTTCCTCGGCGGACGCTATTCCGTGCTTTCCGCAGTCGGACTGCTCCCGGCCATGTTTATGGGCGTTGATTACCGTTCCATGGTCGAAGGTGCTTCCGCTGTGCTCTCACCTCTGGCCTCCCCTGATCTCAACGGAGATACTTTGAATAACCACCCCGCATTCAAGCTGGCCTGCTGGGCTTCCGGGTTGATGAATGAGGGTTACAATGAACTGATTTTCTTTTCCTATATTCCGCAGTGGGCCTGCTTCGGGCAATGGTTTGCCCAGCTCTGGGCGGAAAGTCTCGGCAAGGACGGCAAAGGCAGCCAACCGCTCCCGGCAATCGGGGCTACGGATCAGCATTCTGTGAACCAGATGTTTCTGGACGGGCCGCGTAACAAGGGTTGCCTGTTCCTGACCTGCCCGTCTCTTCCCGAAGGTGCGTCCTTCCCGGAAGATATCCCGGACAATTTTGCATACCTTAAAGGTAAAAGCTTTGGTGAACTGATCCATGCTGAAGGTCTCGGAACCAAGATGGCTCTTTCCGCCAACAAGGTCCCGCTGGTGGAAATGCAGATGGGTGATGATTCCGAGGAAGCTGCTGGACGGCTTATGGGATTACTCATGGCTGCGACCATCTTCACCGGCTGGCTGATCGAGATCAATCCCATTGACCAGCCCGCAGTTGAGATGGGCAAGCTGCTCGCCAAAGCACGGCTCGGCGCAGATGGCTTACAAAAAGAAAAAGACAGCCTTAACGCATTTTTGAATACCAAGCGTGAAGAGCAGGAATTTTAA
- a CDS encoding sigma-54 dependent transcriptional regulator, with amino-acid sequence MPANILILDDEQNYLLILEALLSDEGYTITALSDPETGLAYLDESEVDMVITDMKMPKLTGQDVLEHVKKNFSHIPVIIMTAFGSIESAVEAMKIGAFDYITKPFANEELLLSVTKAAQFAKAQQENRQLREQIKDRYSPSNIIGRSKPMMQVFDMISKAAPGSSTVLVTGESGTGKELVAQAIHQASPRCEKPFVSVNCMAFNAGVLESELFGHEKGSFTGAVALKRGRFEAADQGTLFLDEIGEISHDMQVKLLRVLQEKTIERVGGVDPIKVDIRIVAATNKNLKEAVEKGEFREDLYYRLNVVSIEMPPLRERREDIPFLVDHFLATYSADNNKEFDGFAPAAMDYMTAYEWPGNVRQLQNVVERCVVLTSGTVINTEDLPAEIKDEEAQFKSAVDLLPAKLNLADTLDKIEATLVRRALVAANFVKVDAADMLGISKSLLQYKLKKHKITGK; translated from the coding sequence ATGCCTGCAAATATTCTCATACTGGACGACGAACAGAACTACCTGCTCATTCTGGAGGCCCTGCTTTCAGACGAGGGTTACACCATCACTGCTCTTTCCGATCCTGAAACCGGATTGGCCTATCTTGATGAATCGGAAGTTGACATGGTCATCACCGATATGAAGATGCCCAAGCTGACCGGACAGGATGTGCTGGAACATGTGAAAAAGAATTTTTCGCACATCCCGGTAATCATCATGACCGCTTTCGGCTCCATTGAATCAGCTGTCGAGGCCATGAAAATCGGGGCCTTTGATTATATCACCAAGCCCTTTGCCAATGAGGAACTGCTTCTTTCAGTGACCAAGGCAGCCCAGTTCGCTAAGGCGCAGCAGGAAAACAGGCAGCTTCGTGAACAGATCAAGGACCGTTATTCACCCAGCAATATCATCGGTCGTTCCAAGCCCATGATGCAGGTCTTCGACATGATCAGCAAAGCCGCTCCGGGCAGCTCCACCGTGCTGGTTACCGGGGAATCCGGTACAGGTAAGGAATTGGTGGCGCAGGCTATACATCAGGCTTCCCCGCGTTGCGAAAAGCCTTTTGTTTCCGTGAACTGCATGGCCTTTAACGCCGGGGTGCTGGAGAGCGAACTTTTCGGGCATGAAAAAGGTTCTTTTACCGGAGCCGTAGCCCTCAAGCGTGGACGTTTTGAGGCTGCGGATCAGGGCACGCTCTTTCTCGACGAGATTGGTGAAATTTCCCATGACATGCAGGTTAAGTTGTTGCGTGTGTTGCAGGAAAAGACCATTGAGCGCGTAGGCGGGGTCGATCCTATCAAGGTGGATATCCGTATTGTTGCCGCTACAAACAAAAATCTCAAGGAAGCTGTGGAAAAGGGCGAATTCCGCGAAGATCTTTATTACCGCCTGAACGTAGTCAGCATTGAAATGCCGCCTCTGCGTGAACGGCGCGAGGATATCCCGTTCCTTGTGGATCATTTTCTTGCCACCTATTCCGCTGACAACAACAAGGAATTTGACGGCTTTGCTCCGGCTGCTATGGATTACATGACCGCCTATGAGTGGCCCGGAAATGTGCGTCAGTTGCAGAACGTTGTGGAGCGTTGCGTTGTGCTCACTTCCGGTACGGTAATTAATACCGAAGACCTGCCTGCCGAGATCAAGGATGAGGAAGCGCAGTTCAAAAGTGCGGTGGATTTACTGCCCGCAAAGCTCAATCTTGCCGATACCTTGGATAAGATCGAAGCCACGCTGGTGCGCCGGGCACTGGTAGCTGCAAATTTCGTCAAGGTTGATGCCGCTGATATGCTCGGTATCTCCAAGAGCCTTTTGCAGTATAAATTGAAGAAGCATAAGATTACCGGGAAATAA
- a CDS encoding sensor histidine kinase: protein MENNQDLQVKSFQLVKLLSWTLLIVIIASSLGLSVFLAKHADETLLEKQKEFALLQAENLNHQIYRRFTLPTLIGFGRIGLKNKDQMDRLDQVVRSTVHSFKVNEVRVYDPELTVSYSTDTEKIGKTDLAGEFIKEVLDSGEPKYEFIKKKSTLALIFDFNMRPGTMQLKIVYPLRSEKSLNIEENVIMGVMELTQDITEDYQSVINFERLILFTSSFSALILFATIMAIIRRADIINEQRMQERQEFEKELNQSEKLASIGRMVSGVAHEIRNPLGIIRSSSELLLKRMKESDPVNVKILGAIHEETKRLSRTVSDFLDYARPRKIAMHGLDPADLLDKIYMFLESKCRESKIELRRDYKHGHQVCADDDLLYRAFYNLIGNAMQAVENDGHIAVSIDEVKGGINVVVSDSGAGFPAEIIDKAKDPFFTTKDNGTGLGLAIVANIVESHNGKLRIGNNPEGGARLEIFLPEKKDC from the coding sequence TTGGAAAATAATCAAGATTTGCAGGTTAAATCATTTCAGCTTGTTAAGCTTCTTTCGTGGACTTTGCTGATTGTCATCATTGCCAGCAGTCTGGGACTTTCTGTATTTCTGGCAAAACATGCTGATGAAACCCTTCTGGAAAAGCAGAAGGAATTTGCTTTGTTGCAGGCTGAAAACCTGAACCACCAGATTTATCGCCGTTTTACTTTACCTACCCTTATCGGATTCGGGCGTATCGGTCTGAAAAATAAAGATCAAATGGATCGCTTGGATCAAGTGGTGCGTTCCACTGTGCATAGCTTCAAGGTCAATGAAGTTCGTGTATATGATCCGGAACTGACGGTTTCCTATTCTACTGATACAGAAAAAATTGGTAAAACCGATCTTGCCGGGGAATTTATCAAGGAGGTTCTTGATAGCGGTGAACCGAAATATGAATTCATAAAAAAGAAATCCACACTGGCCCTCATATTTGATTTTAATATGCGTCCCGGGACAATGCAGCTCAAGATCGTTTATCCTTTGCGTTCGGAAAAAAGTTTGAACATTGAGGAAAATGTGATCATGGGCGTGATGGAACTTACTCAGGATATTACCGAAGATTATCAGTCGGTTATTAATTTTGAGAGGCTGATCCTGTTTACATCCAGTTTCTCGGCCCTGATTCTTTTTGCTACGATCATGGCAATCATCCGCCGTGCTGATATTATTAATGAACAGCGTATGCAGGAACGTCAGGAATTTGAGAAAGAATTGAACCAGAGCGAAAAACTGGCCAGTATCGGGCGTATGGTTTCCGGGGTGGCCCATGAAATCCGTAATCCGCTGGGCATTATCCGCTCCAGTTCAGAATTGCTGCTCAAAAGGATGAAGGAAAGCGATCCGGTTAATGTGAAAATTTTGGGTGCCATTCATGAAGAAACTAAGCGTCTAAGCCGCACGGTCAGTGATTTTCTTGATTATGCGAGGCCGCGCAAAATAGCTATGCACGGGCTTGACCCTGCTGATCTGCTGGACAAAATTTATATGTTTCTGGAATCAAAATGCCGGGAAAGCAAGATTGAATTGAGAAGGGATTATAAGCACGGACATCAGGTCTGTGCTGACGATGACCTGCTTTACCGTGCCTTTTACAATCTTATCGGCAACGCCATGCAGGCGGTGGAAAATGACGGGCATATTGCTGTTTCCATTGATGAGGTTAAAGGCGGGATTAATGTGGTCGTCTCTGATTCCGGAGCTGGGTTTCCTGCTGAAATTATCGACAAAGCCAAGGATCCATTTTTTACTACCAAAGATAACGGAACAGGCTTGGGGCTTGCCATTGTGGCCAATATTGTGGAAAGCCATAACGGAAAGCTGCGTATCGGGAATAATCCCGAAGGCGGGGCGCGTTTGGAAATATTTTTACCTGAAAAGAAAGACTGCTAG
- the ftsE gene encoding cell division ATP-binding protein FtsE, translating into MIRLNRLSYNFGSNWALKDISLHIEKGEFIFLTGHSGAGKTTLMRLLYGALPLTRGQGSVAGYDLHNIKGGQIPMLRRDLGVVFQDFKILPNRSVYENVSLALTVRSMPKSVVDKRVRAIIRALGLEKKSYSKCGSLSGGEQQRVAIARAMVVNPKLIIADEPTGNLDFELSLHLMDVFKQFHTHGTTVVMATHSREILRCVPDARIIHLEDGQLSEPPEFLTSELCPC; encoded by the coding sequence ATGATCCGGCTTAACCGGCTTTCATACAACTTCGGTTCCAACTGGGCCTTAAAGGATATTTCCCTGCATATTGAAAAAGGGGAATTCATCTTCCTTACCGGACATTCCGGTGCGGGCAAGACCACACTCATGCGTCTGCTTTACGGTGCCCTGCCGCTCACACGCGGACAGGGTTCTGTTGCGGGATATGACTTGCACAATATCAAAGGCGGACAGATTCCCATGTTGCGCCGTGATCTGGGTGTGGTTTTTCAGGATTTCAAAATTCTGCCGAACCGCTCAGTTTACGAAAATGTTTCCCTTGCCCTCACTGTACGCAGCATGCCCAAATCAGTTGTGGATAAACGGGTCCGGGCCATCATCCGAGCCCTTGGCCTTGAAAAAAAGAGCTACTCCAAATGCGGCAGTCTTTCCGGTGGTGAACAGCAGCGGGTGGCAATCGCCCGGGCCATGGTGGTTAATCCCAAATTGATCATTGCTGACGAACCCACCGGAAACCTCGACTTTGAGCTTTCCCTGCACCTGATGGATGTTTTCAAGCAATTCCACACCCACGGCACTACAGTAGTCATGGCTACCCACAGCCGGGAGATCCTGCGCTGCGTTCCGGATGCCAGAATCATACACCTTGAAGACGGACAACTCAGTGAACCTCCGGAATTCCTGACCTCGGAGCTTTGCCCATGTTAG